From the Spiribacter sp. 2438 genome, one window contains:
- the mpl gene encoding UDP-N-acetylmuramate:L-alanyl-gamma-D-glutamyl-meso-diaminopimelate ligase: protein MSHIHILGIGGTFMAGLAVLARGAGHHVTGQDQALYPPMSDVLAAADIPVQQGSKPNADLLRADRVIIGNALSRGHPAVEAVLDRGIPYTSGPAWLAENVLRDRWVIAVAGTHGKTTTASLVAWLLEDAGLDPGFLIGGLPTNFGTSARPGSHPFFVIEADEYDTAFFDKRSKFVHFGPRTAVMTGLEFDHGDIFPDLAAIEQQFHYFVRTVPGNGSFIVNRDDPALARVLERGCWSDCTGFGREDHAEWQLQATPGTGAPAGWALNGNPLPSSLPGEHNARNAAAAVLAARHAGVPLAQALDSLRRFGGVRRRLEQRGEVRDIRVLDDFAHHPTAIAASLAAVRDAYPAGRVLAVLEPRSNTMRAGLHGGQLAESLQAADQVFMLAAPDLPWQPKEALASLAARLTLADRVDELAEAVVKFSRAGDTLLVMSNGDFGDIHQIILTRLEQGLPA, encoded by the coding sequence ATGAGCCACATTCACATCCTCGGCATCGGCGGCACGTTCATGGCCGGTCTGGCGGTGTTGGCCCGCGGCGCCGGCCATCACGTCACCGGGCAGGACCAGGCGCTTTACCCGCCCATGAGCGATGTGCTGGCGGCGGCGGACATCCCGGTGCAACAGGGCTCGAAGCCCAACGCGGATCTGCTGCGGGCGGACCGGGTGATCATTGGCAACGCCCTGTCGCGGGGACACCCCGCCGTGGAGGCGGTGCTGGATCGCGGCATCCCCTACACCTCGGGCCCGGCCTGGCTGGCGGAAAACGTCCTGCGGGATCGGTGGGTGATTGCGGTGGCCGGCACCCACGGCAAGACCACCACCGCCAGCCTGGTGGCCTGGCTGCTGGAGGACGCGGGCCTGGATCCGGGGTTTCTCATCGGCGGCCTACCCACGAACTTCGGCACCTCCGCACGCCCGGGCAGCCACCCGTTTTTCGTGATCGAGGCAGACGAGTACGACACGGCGTTTTTCGACAAACGCTCCAAGTTCGTCCATTTCGGCCCGCGAACCGCCGTAATGACGGGCCTGGAGTTCGATCATGGCGACATTTTCCCCGATCTTGCGGCCATCGAGCAGCAATTCCACTATTTTGTTCGAACCGTACCGGGCAATGGCAGCTTCATCGTCAACCGGGATGACCCGGCGCTGGCGCGGGTACTGGAACGCGGTTGCTGGAGCGATTGCACGGGCTTTGGCCGCGAGGACCATGCGGAATGGCAGCTGCAGGCCACGCCGGGAACCGGCGCTCCGGCCGGCTGGGCGCTCAATGGAAACCCACTGCCGTCGTCGCTACCGGGTGAGCACAATGCCCGCAATGCCGCGGCGGCGGTGTTGGCGGCGCGGCATGCCGGCGTGCCGCTGGCACAGGCACTGGACTCCCTGCGGCGGTTCGGCGGCGTGCGGCGACGGCTGGAGCAGCGGGGCGAGGTTCGCGACATCCGGGTCCTGGATGACTTTGCCCACCACCCCACCGCCATCGCGGCCAGCCTGGCCGCCGTGCGTGACGCTTACCCGGCGGGGCGGGTTCTGGCGGTGCTGGAGCCCCGTTCCAACACCATGCGGGCCGGACTCCACGGCGGCCAGCTGGCAGAATCCCTGCAGGCCGCCGACCAGGTATTCATGCTGGCCGCGCCGGACCTGCCATGGCAGCCCAAAGAAGCGCTTGCCAGCCTGGCAGCGCGGCTGACCCTGGCTGACCGCGTTGATGAACTGGCCGAAGCGGTTGTGAAATTCAGCCGGGCAGGCGATACCCTGCTGGTGATGAGCAATGGCGATTTCGGTGATATTCACCAAATCATTCTGACCCGTCTGGAACAGGGACTCCCGGCATGA
- a CDS encoding flavin prenyltransferase UbiX has translation MTHAPITLAITGASGGLYGLRLLECLIKAQRPVYLLISEAGRLVLSMEHDVTLPARPADMARALTDRFNAGPEQLRVFGSKAWTAPVASGSGAPRQMVVCPCTTGTLGRIAAGTSEALIERAADVVLKERGQLILVPRETPLSEIHLENMLRLTRMGAVMLPANPGFYHRPTDLAGVVDFVIARVLDRLGIDQAMIPPWGEPTDTAD, from the coding sequence ATGACCCACGCCCCCATTACTCTGGCCATTACCGGCGCCTCCGGTGGCCTATACGGCCTGCGGTTGCTCGAATGCCTGATCAAGGCGCAACGCCCCGTGTACCTGCTGATCTCGGAGGCCGGGCGGCTGGTCCTGAGCATGGAACATGACGTCACCCTGCCGGCGCGACCGGCGGACATGGCCCGGGCCCTGACCGATCGCTTCAATGCCGGGCCGGAGCAGTTGCGAGTCTTCGGCTCCAAGGCCTGGACCGCGCCGGTGGCCTCCGGTTCGGGGGCACCGCGCCAGATGGTGGTCTGCCCCTGCACCACCGGCACCCTGGGCCGCATCGCCGCCGGCACCAGCGAAGCGCTGATCGAACGAGCCGCCGATGTGGTACTCAAGGAGCGCGGGCAGCTGATCCTGGTGCCCCGGGAAACGCCGCTGTCGGAGATTCATCTGGAGAACATGCTGCGCCTGACCCGCATGGGTGCCGTCATGCTGCCGGCCAACCCGGGCTTTTATCATCGCCCCACCGACCTGGCCGGCGTGGTGGACTTTGTTATTGCCCGGGTGCTGGACCGCCTGGGTATTGACCAGGCCATGATCCCGCCCTGGGGAGAGCCCACCGACACCGCCGATTAA
- a CDS encoding VTT domain-containing protein, whose translation MTGAEGGLGPILDWLAENPAWAGAVVGLIAFLESLALVGLAVPGAALLFMAGAVVGGGNLAIAPILAWGIAGAILGDSLSYWLGRRFRHQFPTLPLIRRYPGAIVRAQQLFQRHGGKSVIIGRFVGPVRPVIPAVVGMLGMPPGRFLAANVFSALLWAPAYILPGILVGASVVLALEVMGRLVAWVLLLLAAVVALRWLLPRVDRPLRLAGNRLARWLGRHPPPGWNWLGLRPLHEPLRALRHREGWLWWSALIAVGLTVTLAVTAPSPHGWEKGLLALGDAQRDALLQQVAWRITQLGGWLPVSLGAIALGAVLWAAGEPRRAALALLAVALPMAISFALKGALDTPRPGGLTDTAAFGPAFPSAHSAGIAALVTAWMTLLPARGWRIRTAVMSVAAAGVVAVALSRVVLGVHWPLDVIGGAGLGVVFGVLPGLTGPPPRVWPRQVRAVLASALVVMISAALTEVLSWPDPLRAYPDRSTIPVLALEDWHHPEAPPAVRRLGLAGKEEPLAAHWLGGEAGPAGFDEHWYAPPGWTSRHGLAWLGPDPAVERLPALPRWHAGRLPEQVLIRPVPEEGARLVLRAWRGAESPAGPIWLIQIEHVRVRAGVLLPRLERNPLTGEALDDRLEAAAQRAGYARREAEVPRFGEPELVGSPP comes from the coding sequence GTGACCGGCGCGGAGGGCGGTCTCGGCCCCATCCTTGACTGGCTGGCGGAGAATCCCGCCTGGGCGGGGGCGGTGGTCGGCCTCATTGCCTTTCTGGAATCCCTGGCCCTGGTGGGCCTGGCGGTGCCCGGTGCGGCGCTGCTGTTCATGGCCGGTGCGGTGGTGGGGGGCGGCAATCTCGCCATCGCGCCGATTCTGGCCTGGGGCATTGCCGGCGCCATCCTCGGCGATAGCCTGAGCTACTGGCTGGGCCGCCGGTTCCGTCACCAATTCCCTACGCTACCCCTGATTCGCCGCTACCCCGGCGCCATTGTCCGGGCGCAGCAGCTGTTCCAGCGCCATGGTGGCAAAAGCGTGATTATCGGCCGCTTCGTGGGCCCGGTGAGGCCGGTGATCCCGGCGGTGGTGGGCATGCTGGGGATGCCGCCGGGCCGATTCCTGGCGGCCAATGTGTTCTCGGCACTGCTATGGGCGCCGGCCTATATCCTGCCGGGCATTCTGGTGGGGGCATCGGTGGTTCTGGCCCTGGAGGTCATGGGCCGGCTGGTGGCCTGGGTGCTGTTGCTGCTCGCAGCCGTGGTCGCGCTGCGCTGGTTGTTGCCGCGGGTCGACCGGCCACTGCGCCTCGCCGGAAACCGCCTGGCGCGGTGGTTGGGGCGGCACCCGCCGCCGGGCTGGAACTGGCTCGGCCTGCGGCCCCTGCATGAGCCCCTGCGTGCCCTGCGCCACCGGGAGGGTTGGCTCTGGTGGAGCGCGCTCATTGCCGTGGGGCTCACGGTCACCCTGGCGGTCACGGCACCCTCGCCCCATGGATGGGAAAAGGGCCTGCTGGCCCTCGGCGATGCCCAGCGGGATGCCTTGCTGCAGCAGGTGGCCTGGCGTATCACTCAGCTGGGTGGCTGGCTGCCGGTGAGCCTCGGAGCCATCGCCCTCGGGGCGGTGTTGTGGGCGGCGGGAGAGCCGCGGCGGGCCGCGCTGGCACTGCTGGCCGTGGCGCTGCCCATGGCAATCAGCTTTGCCCTCAAGGGCGCACTGGATACGCCACGACCCGGTGGGCTGACTGACACCGCGGCTTTCGGCCCGGCTTTTCCCAGCGCCCATAGCGCCGGCATCGCCGCGTTGGTGACCGCCTGGATGACCCTCCTGCCCGCCCGGGGCTGGCGGATACGAACGGCGGTCATGAGCGTTGCCGCGGCGGGGGTGGTGGCAGTAGCCCTGAGCCGGGTGGTGCTGGGTGTGCACTGGCCGCTGGATGTGATCGGCGGCGCCGGCCTCGGTGTCGTCTTTGGTGTGTTACCGGGTTTGACCGGCCCACCGCCACGGGTTTGGCCCCGGCAGGTACGGGCGGTCCTGGCGTCGGCGCTGGTGGTCATGATCAGTGCGGCGCTGACCGAGGTGTTGAGCTGGCCGGATCCCCTGCGCGCCTATCCGGATCGGTCGACGATTCCGGTGCTGGCCCTCGAGGACTGGCATCACCCTGAGGCGCCACCCGCCGTCCGTCGCCTCGGACTTGCCGGTAAGGAAGAGCCACTGGCGGCTCACTGGCTGGGGGGTGAGGCCGGCCCCGCCGGGTTCGATGAGCACTGGTATGCGCCACCCGGCTGGACCAGTCGTCATGGACTGGCCTGGCTGGGGCCGGATCCGGCGGTGGAACGATTGCCCGCTCTGCCCCGTTGGCATGCCGGGCGGCTTCCGGAGCAGGTGCTGATCCGCCCGGTGCCGGAGGAGGGCGCTCGTCTGGTGCTGCGCGCCTGGCGTGGCGCTGAATCCCCGGCCGGGCCCATCTGGCTGATTCAGATTGAGCACGTCCGCGTCAGGGCCGGAGTGCTGCTGCCGCGCCTGGAGCGCAATCCGCTCACCGGCGAGGCGCTGGATGACCGGCTGGAGGCCGCCGCGCAGCGGGCCGGTTATGCCCGCCGCGAGGCCGAGGTGCCCCGATTCGGTGAACCGGAATTGGTGGGTTCACCGCCTTAA
- the hemL gene encoding glutamate-1-semialdehyde 2,1-aminomutase — protein sequence MTTRSDTLFAEAREHLVGGVNSAVRAFRSVGGSPVFMRRGEGAWLEDEDGKHYVDYVLSYGPLAIGHAHPEVVKAIADTAAQGTSFGAPTVLETELATLVKGLMPAIERIRMVNSGTEACLSAVRLARGFTGRDRILKFRGNYHGHVDALLVEAGSGVLTLGIPGSPGVPAAVTEMTLTAPYNDLEAVQALFQDYGDSIAAVLVEPVSGNMNCVPANPEFLQGLRRLCDDSGAMLVFDEVMSGFRAALGGAQALYGVYPDLTCLGKVIGGGLPVGALGGRADVMEHLAPTGPVYQAGTLSGNPLAMASGLATLRNLSRPDVHAGAEAWTRRLVEGFRARAQAAGIPLATHQAGTMFGLFFTDAPVVDRFETVAQCDAERFVQFFHGMLEAGVYFAPSAFEAGFVSTAHDEAALQHTLDAAEQVFSRL from the coding sequence ATGACAACTCGATCGGACACCCTTTTCGCCGAAGCCCGGGAGCATCTGGTGGGTGGCGTGAACTCTGCCGTGCGGGCCTTCCGCTCGGTGGGTGGCAGCCCGGTGTTCATGCGCCGTGGCGAAGGGGCCTGGCTCGAGGACGAAGACGGCAAGCACTACGTTGACTATGTGCTGTCCTATGGGCCGCTGGCCATCGGCCATGCCCACCCTGAAGTCGTTAAGGCGATCGCTGACACCGCCGCCCAGGGCACCAGTTTCGGCGCTCCCACGGTGCTGGAAACCGAGTTGGCGACATTGGTGAAAGGGCTGATGCCCGCCATCGAGCGCATCCGCATGGTCAACTCTGGCACCGAGGCGTGTCTGAGTGCGGTGCGGCTGGCCCGGGGCTTTACCGGGCGTGACCGGATCCTCAAATTCCGCGGCAATTACCACGGCCACGTGGATGCATTGCTGGTGGAGGCGGGCTCCGGGGTACTCACCCTGGGGATTCCCGGCTCCCCCGGCGTGCCGGCTGCGGTCACCGAGATGACGCTGACGGCACCCTACAATGATCTGGAGGCGGTGCAGGCCCTGTTCCAGGACTACGGCGACTCGATTGCCGCGGTGCTGGTTGAGCCAGTGTCCGGCAACATGAACTGTGTCCCCGCCAATCCGGAATTTCTGCAGGGCCTGCGTCGGCTTTGCGATGACAGTGGCGCGATGCTGGTGTTCGATGAGGTCATGAGCGGTTTCCGGGCCGCTCTGGGAGGGGCTCAGGCCCTTTACGGGGTCTATCCCGACCTCACCTGCCTGGGCAAGGTCATCGGCGGCGGCCTGCCGGTGGGCGCCCTCGGCGGCCGCGCCGACGTGATGGAGCATCTGGCGCCCACCGGGCCGGTCTATCAGGCCGGCACCCTGTCGGGGAATCCCCTGGCCATGGCCAGTGGCCTGGCGACGCTGCGCAACCTCTCCCGGCCGGATGTGCATGCCGGGGCCGAGGCCTGGACCCGGCGCCTGGTGGAGGGTTTCCGCGCCCGTGCCCAGGCCGCCGGGATTCCGCTGGCAACCCATCAGGCCGGCACCATGTTCGGTCTGTTCTTCACCGACGCGCCGGTGGTGGATCGCTTCGAGACGGTGGCCCAGTGCGATGCCGAGCGGTTTGTGCAGTTCTTCCACGGCATGCTCGAGGCGGGTGTCTATTTCGCGCCGTCCGCCTTTGAGGCCGGCTTTGTGTCCACCGCTCACGACGAAGCCGCCCTTCAGCACACCCTGGATGCCGCCGAGCAGGTCTTCTCCCGTCTGTGA
- the thiE gene encoding thiamine phosphate synthase, which produces MAEAGAAIRGLYVITDGAGDSPEALAAKVEAALRGGARVVQYRDKSTDAARRQAEASALGDRCRAAGACFIVNDDPALARAVGADGVHVGRDDAAIAAAREQLGASAIVGASCYADLERARAAAEAGANYLAFGSVYPSATKPDAVRAPLALFAEARTFFDGPLVAIGGINADNIAAVMRAGADAAAVVDAVFGAPDVEGAAASLVSRMAMGRPQEAT; this is translated from the coding sequence ATGGCGGAGGCGGGCGCGGCGATTCGGGGTCTTTACGTGATCACCGATGGTGCCGGCGACAGCCCCGAGGCCCTGGCAGCAAAGGTGGAAGCGGCCCTGCGGGGCGGCGCCCGGGTTGTACAATACCGCGACAAATCCACGGATGCCGCACGACGGCAGGCCGAAGCCAGTGCCCTGGGGGATCGCTGCCGGGCCGCCGGCGCCTGCTTCATCGTCAACGATGACCCAGCGCTGGCCCGGGCGGTCGGGGCTGATGGCGTCCACGTCGGGCGCGACGACGCCGCCATTGCCGCTGCGCGGGAGCAGCTCGGGGCCTCGGCCATCGTCGGAGCCTCGTGCTACGCCGATCTGGAGCGGGCCCGGGCGGCGGCGGAGGCCGGGGCGAATTACCTGGCCTTTGGCAGTGTCTACCCCTCTGCCACCAAGCCCGACGCGGTGCGGGCGCCGCTAGCGCTCTTTGCGGAGGCCAGAACCTTTTTCGATGGCCCGCTGGTGGCCATCGGCGGAATCAATGCGGACAATATTGCGGCGGTCATGCGGGCGGGCGCCGATGCGGCAGCGGTGGTGGATGCGGTGTTCGGGGCACCGGATGTGGAAGGCGCCGCGGCGTCGCTGGTGTCCCGAATGGCAATGGGCCGACCCCAGGAGGCAACATGA
- a CDS encoding rubredoxin gives MEYRSWMCVVCGWIYEEEDGLPEDGIEPGTRWEDIPDDFVCPECGAGKSDFEMIEI, from the coding sequence ATGGAGTACCGCTCCTGGATGTGTGTGGTTTGCGGCTGGATTTACGAAGAAGAAGATGGCCTGCCCGAGGACGGCATCGAGCCGGGCACTCGCTGGGAGGACATTCCCGATGACTTTGTCTGCCCGGAGTGTGGTGCTGGCAAGTCCGACTTCGAAATGATCGAGATTTAG
- a CDS encoding metallophosphoesterase, whose protein sequence is MSEPGGAPQRLLHLTDTHLFADPDALLADVNVHRRFRAVLAALADQSGAAALLHSGDLSHDGSAVAYQRLKAALDSLGLPGRVVPGNHDQRDAMDTAFASGLVTASRSLRLDHWRVITLDSHVPDQVHGWLDDAELRALDACLTDDLDAHVLIMLHHQPVAVGTLWLDAIGLKNPEPLLERIAANPKIRGVVFGHVHHEVGLHINGCPFLATPATAAQFRGGALTFTVDPSAPGYRWIDLHPDGQLSTGVTFVRAD, encoded by the coding sequence GTGTCGGAGCCGGGGGGTGCGCCCCAGCGCTTGCTGCATCTGACAGATACTCATCTGTTCGCGGATCCCGACGCGCTGCTGGCGGACGTCAACGTCCATCGGCGCTTCCGGGCGGTGCTGGCCGCGCTGGCCGATCAGTCCGGGGCGGCGGCGTTGCTGCACAGCGGTGATCTGAGCCACGACGGCAGCGCGGTTGCCTACCAACGTCTCAAGGCCGCGCTGGATTCCCTGGGGCTGCCGGGGCGGGTGGTGCCCGGCAACCACGACCAGCGCGATGCCATGGACACCGCTTTTGCCAGCGGCCTCGTGACCGCATCCCGCAGCCTGCGGCTGGATCACTGGCGGGTGATCACCCTCGACAGCCACGTTCCGGACCAGGTGCACGGCTGGCTGGATGACGCCGAGTTGCGGGCTCTGGATGCCTGCCTGACGGACGATCTCGACGCCCATGTCCTGATCATGCTGCACCATCAGCCGGTGGCGGTGGGCACCCTGTGGCTGGATGCCATTGGCCTCAAGAATCCCGAGCCGCTGCTGGAGCGGATTGCCGCCAACCCGAAAATCCGCGGGGTGGTGTTCGGGCATGTGCACCATGAGGTCGGGCTTCACATCAACGGCTGCCCGTTTCTGGCCACGCCGGCCACCGCGGCGCAGTTCCGCGGGGGCGCCCTGACCTTCACGGTGGATCCGTCGGCGCCGGGCTATCGCTGGATTGACCTTCACCCGGACGGTCAACTGTCCACCGGCGTGACATTCGTCCGGGCGGATTGA
- a CDS encoding polysaccharide deacetylase family protein, translating into MVAFASTSSSGARVAARAALVAAGLTVAVGTVADTRPPDPPASDAVMLMYHHVGDDGHVSTRVTEDQFRAHLEYIADNDYTVVPLGEVIAAVEEQAPLPARAVAITFDDGYRSVGEIAHPLLQERGWPYTVFVNTEPHDEGFQGYMTWERMQAMADDGVRFANHSTSHDPLFERREGEDQAAWSQRITEDLQGAQARLEAMLGDAVYSDPPLLAYPYGEYDTDLMALVDALGYVAFGQQSGAIGRHSNRLALPRFAINERYGDPASFSLRLATRALPVVAQSPLNPIRLDAEPPRLVLTIEGEQLATHAMGCFYRGEVLEVDWLEPGVRFAVQGEAALPEGRSRYTCTMPDGDGGFYWFSQQWVVGQGGT; encoded by the coding sequence ATGGTGGCATTCGCCTCGACTTCTAGCTCCGGGGCCCGAGTGGCGGCGCGGGCGGCGCTGGTGGCGGCCGGTCTGACGGTTGCCGTTGGCACGGTGGCGGACACCCGTCCGCCGGATCCGCCGGCCAGTGACGCGGTGATGCTGATGTATCACCACGTGGGCGACGACGGCCACGTCAGCACCCGGGTGACGGAAGACCAGTTCCGGGCGCACCTGGAGTACATCGCCGACAACGACTACACCGTGGTCCCGCTGGGCGAGGTCATCGCGGCGGTGGAAGAGCAGGCGCCCCTCCCGGCCCGGGCGGTGGCCATCACCTTCGATGATGGCTACCGGAGCGTCGGTGAAATTGCCCATCCGCTGCTGCAGGAGCGGGGTTGGCCGTACACCGTGTTCGTGAACACGGAACCCCACGATGAAGGCTTCCAGGGTTACATGACCTGGGAGCGCATGCAGGCCATGGCCGATGACGGCGTGCGATTCGCCAATCATTCCACCAGCCACGATCCGCTGTTCGAGCGGCGCGAGGGTGAGGATCAGGCCGCCTGGTCCCAGCGCATCACGGAGGATCTGCAGGGCGCCCAGGCTCGTCTCGAGGCGATGCTGGGTGATGCGGTGTACTCGGATCCACCGCTGCTCGCCTACCCCTATGGCGAGTACGACACCGACCTGATGGCACTGGTGGACGCGCTGGGCTATGTGGCCTTCGGCCAGCAGTCCGGCGCCATTGGTCGTCACTCCAATCGGCTGGCACTGCCCCGCTTCGCCATTAACGAGCGCTATGGCGACCCGGCGTCATTCTCGCTGCGACTGGCGACCCGGGCTCTGCCGGTGGTCGCGCAGTCACCGCTCAACCCGATTCGGCTCGATGCCGAGCCGCCCCGGCTGGTCCTCACCATTGAGGGCGAGCAGCTGGCCACCCACGCCATGGGGTGTTTCTACCGGGGTGAAGTCCTCGAAGTGGACTGGCTGGAGCCCGGCGTGCGGTTCGCCGTGCAGGGTGAGGCGGCGCTGCCGGAGGGTCGCAGCCGCTACACCTGCACCATGCCCGATGGCGATGGGGGGTTTTACTGGTTCAGCCAGCAGTGGGTGGTCGGCCAGGGGGGCACCTGA
- a CDS encoding YfaZ family outer membrane protein, whose product MQFRTTLAGLAVMALALPAAADTLDLNLSSDAFGVTYIRELPPEGLEAGAGLLYHDDDGHLLEAQMHLVDQPEPGRDALLLGLGGKLVYADDDVRDATGFSLAIGGKLNWTLPQYNRAAVGASLYFAPSVTSTSDIDGYQSYAVQGEFKVLEDARIYLGYRHVELSFDGASDRTFEDGVYGGIRLDF is encoded by the coding sequence ATGCAATTTCGAACCACGCTGGCCGGGCTGGCGGTCATGGCGCTGGCGCTGCCGGCCGCCGCTGACACCCTCGACCTCAACCTGAGCAGCGATGCCTTCGGCGTCACCTACATTCGCGAGCTGCCGCCGGAGGGCCTGGAAGCGGGCGCCGGGCTGCTCTACCACGACGATGACGGCCATCTGCTCGAAGCCCAGATGCACCTGGTCGACCAGCCGGAGCCCGGTCGCGACGCCCTGTTGCTGGGCCTGGGGGGCAAACTGGTCTACGCCGATGACGATGTCCGCGATGCCACGGGCTTCTCGCTGGCCATCGGCGGCAAGCTCAACTGGACGCTGCCCCAGTACAACCGTGCCGCCGTCGGGGCCTCGCTGTATTTTGCGCCCTCGGTGACGTCCACCAGTGACATCGATGGTTACCAGAGCTATGCCGTGCAGGGTGAGTTCAAAGTGCTGGAAGACGCCCGGATCTACCTGGGCTACCGCCATGTCGAGCTGAGTTTTGATGGCGCCAGCGACCGCACCTTCGAGGACGGGGTTTATGGTGGCATTCGCCTCGACTTCTAG
- a CDS encoding FAD-binding oxidoreductase, translating to MSVFDSLIHRLGADEVIAPGPAMQPYLREQRGLFADRSVVAVLRPVDTAGAARAVAACAELGLTVVPQGGNTGLCGGAAGRGEADTVVLSLERLNRIRDIQADDFSITVEAGCTLAAVQAAAASVDRLFPLSYAAEAECQIGGNLATNAGGMNVLRYGNARDLTLGLEVVLADGRVWDGLRSLRKDNSGYDLRDLFIGAEGTLGLITAATLKLFPPVRERATAIVGLATAEAAVALFGHLRTESGDTVTSCELMGRRPLEYTLRYATDCHDPLPAPHPWYLLVELTSSAADAQLPRRLEAALAASHGAGSDYRIARGPDEAADFWRLRNSIPGAQKGAGASIKNDISVPTVAMPAFLTEASTAVEAACPGVRVCAFGHLGDGNVHFNLTRPEAMNDEDFLPQWGALTRVVNDRVAAYRGSFAAEHGVGQLKPDEVGRLKDPVEQDLMRALKQALDPDNRLNPGKLVPPGGG from the coding sequence ATGAGCGTATTCGACTCGCTAATCCACCGCCTCGGCGCTGATGAGGTGATCGCGCCCGGCCCGGCGATGCAGCCGTATCTGCGGGAGCAGCGGGGCCTTTTTGCGGACCGGTCGGTGGTGGCGGTATTGCGCCCCGTGGACACCGCCGGCGCGGCTCGGGCGGTGGCGGCCTGCGCCGAACTGGGGCTGACCGTGGTCCCCCAGGGCGGCAACACCGGCCTGTGTGGCGGCGCTGCCGGGCGGGGGGAAGCGGACACGGTGGTGCTGTCTCTGGAGCGGCTCAACCGGATCCGGGACATTCAGGCGGATGACTTCAGCATCACCGTGGAGGCGGGCTGCACCCTGGCTGCCGTACAGGCGGCAGCCGCCTCGGTGGACCGGTTGTTTCCCCTGAGCTATGCCGCCGAGGCGGAGTGCCAGATCGGCGGCAACCTCGCCACCAACGCCGGTGGCATGAATGTGCTCCGCTACGGCAATGCCCGGGACCTGACGCTGGGGCTGGAGGTGGTGTTGGCCGATGGTCGGGTGTGGGACGGCCTGCGCAGCCTGCGAAAAGACAATAGCGGTTATGACCTGCGGGATCTGTTTATCGGCGCCGAAGGCACCCTGGGCCTGATTACCGCCGCCACCCTGAAGCTGTTCCCGCCGGTTCGGGAGCGGGCGACGGCCATCGTCGGGCTGGCCACGGCCGAGGCCGCCGTGGCGCTTTTCGGACACCTGCGCACCGAGAGCGGCGACACGGTCACCAGCTGCGAGCTGATGGGACGGCGCCCCCTGGAATACACCCTCCGCTACGCGACCGACTGCCATGATCCGCTACCGGCGCCCCACCCCTGGTATCTGCTGGTAGAGCTCACCAGCAGCGCAGCCGATGCCCAGCTGCCCCGTCGCCTGGAAGCGGCGCTGGCGGCCAGCCACGGCGCCGGAAGCGATTATCGCATTGCCCGGGGGCCGGATGAGGCGGCGGACTTCTGGCGGCTGCGCAACAGCATACCCGGGGCACAAAAAGGCGCCGGCGCCAGCATCAAGAACGACATTTCGGTGCCCACGGTGGCCATGCCCGCCTTTCTGACGGAGGCCAGCACCGCGGTGGAGGCCGCCTGCCCCGGGGTGCGGGTCTGCGCCTTCGGGCATCTGGGGGACGGCAACGTCCACTTCAATCTCACCCGCCCGGAGGCCATGAATGACGAGGACTTCCTGCCGCAGTGGGGCGCTCTCACCCGGGTGGTCAATGACCGGGTGGCAGCCTACCGCGGCTCATTCGCCGCGGAACACGGGGTGGGGCAGCTCAAACCGGATGAGGTGGGGCGGCTCAAGGATCCGGTGGAGCAGGATTTGATGCGGGCCCTCAAGCAGGCGCTGGATCCGGACAATCGCCTTAACCCCGGCAAACTGGTGCCGCCTGGCGGCGGCTAG